From a region of the Pukyongiella litopenaei genome:
- a CDS encoding biopolymer transporter ExbD produces the protein MTSLIDIIFLLLLFFMLTSTFSRFAEVELAAAGSGGAVSGDIRPLFLRLGADGLSLNGDELALEDLAGRLAQSAGPETTTPVLVSLGDGVTAQRLTDLLVALRPVRGVAVTVLGS, from the coding sequence ATGACATCGCTGATCGACATCATCTTTCTGCTGCTGCTGTTTTTCATGCTGACCTCGACATTCTCGCGGTTCGCCGAGGTCGAGCTTGCCGCGGCGGGCAGCGGCGGCGCGGTGTCGGGCGACATCCGCCCGCTGTTCCTGCGACTTGGCGCCGACGGCCTGAGCCTGAACGGCGACGAACTGGCGCTGGAGGATCTGGCCGGGCGGCTCGCGCAATCGGCCGGGCCCGAAACGACCACGCCCGTTCTCGTCAGTCTCGGGGACGGCGTGACCGCGCAGCGGCTGACCGACCTGCTGGTCGCGCTGCGCCCGGTCCGGGGTGTGGCGGTCACGGTGCTGGGGTCGTGA
- a CDS encoding TRAP transporter small permease, translating to MMRSLSSFLDGIYRLGGLLAGVGLVCLCLLVLYSILARLLGLYAGGATDFAGYVMATATFLALADTFRTNGHIRVQLLVQKIIGTPRRVIEILCLAIMSGATAYLAYYLARLTHDSYDFGERSEGADAVLLWMPQTPVAFGAALLALSVLHTLIQALFDYDAVNPETSGHEGPNEV from the coding sequence ATGATGCGCAGCCTATCGTCATTTCTGGATGGCATCTACCGGCTCGGCGGCCTGCTCGCCGGGGTCGGTCTGGTCTGCCTCTGCCTGCTGGTGCTCTACAGCATCTTGGCCCGGCTGCTGGGGCTCTATGCCGGCGGGGCCACCGATTTCGCCGGCTACGTCATGGCCACGGCCACCTTCCTGGCGCTGGCCGACACGTTCCGCACCAATGGCCATATCCGGGTGCAGCTGCTGGTCCAGAAGATCATCGGCACCCCGCGCCGGGTGATCGAGATCCTGTGCCTGGCGATCATGTCCGGGGCGACCGCCTATCTCGCCTATTACCTCGCGCGGCTGACCCATGACAGCTACGATTTCGGCGAACGCAGCGAAGGCGCGGACGCGGTGCTGCTCTGGATGCCGCAGACGCCGGTCGCGTTCGGCGCCGCGCTGCTGGCGCTGTCGGTGCTGCACACGCTGATACAGGCCCTGTTCGACTATGACGCGGTCAATCCCGAAACCAGCGGGCACGAGGGGCCGAACGAGGTATGA
- a CDS encoding aspartate/glutamate racemase family protein, with translation MARLGILSLDTAFPRIAGDVGCAESYPFPCDIEIVAGADSPDIVRDRAPAPALLDRFAHAARALEGRGATAIVSTCGFLVSAQARIAAEVTVPVMLSSLSLCPVIRATCPGRIGILTASRGALGPGALAAAGIAPQEVAIAGLEHDAIFAGTFLAARTAQATGIDRAAMERTVVAAARDLVAGNPDLGAILLECGNLPPYAEAIRAATGLPVFHLVDAAHWLVRAAADRRPALSPGAGHA, from the coding sequence ATGGCACGGCTTGGTATCCTGTCGCTCGACACCGCCTTTCCCCGAATCGCCGGCGATGTCGGCTGTGCGGAGAGCTATCCGTTCCCCTGCGACATCGAGATCGTCGCGGGCGCCGACAGTCCCGACATCGTCAGGGACCGGGCGCCCGCGCCCGCCCTGCTGGACCGGTTCGCCCACGCCGCCCGCGCGCTCGAGGGCCGGGGCGCGACCGCGATCGTGTCCACCTGCGGGTTCCTGGTGTCGGCACAGGCGCGGATCGCCGCCGAGGTGACAGTGCCGGTGATGCTGTCATCGCTGTCGCTCTGCCCCGTCATCCGCGCCACCTGTCCCGGCCGCATCGGCATCCTCACCGCCTCGCGCGGGGCGCTGGGACCGGGGGCATTGGCGGCGGCGGGCATCGCCCCGCAGGAGGTCGCCATTGCCGGGCTCGAACATGACGCGATCTTTGCCGGAACCTTCCTGGCGGCGCGAACGGCGCAGGCGACCGGGATCGACCGGGCCGCGATGGAGCGGACCGTCGTCGCCGCCGCGCGCGACCTTGTTGCCGGCAACCCCGATCTCGGCGCGATCCTGCTGGAATGCGGCAATCTCCCGCCCTATGCCGAGGCGATCCGCGCGGCGACCGGCCTGCCGGTCTTTCACCTGGTCGATGCGGCCCACTGGCTGGTCCGCGCGGCCGCCGACCGGCGACCGGCGCTCAGCCCTGGTGCCGGACACGCCTGA
- a CDS encoding TRAP transporter large permease, with protein MSEALSIIIFLSTLFVLLGLGVWVGVSLLVTAILGMALFTSVPIGDAMAVTIWGEQSSWTLTALPLFIWMGEILFRTKLSETLFRGLAPFLRRLPGGLLHVNVGASAVFAAISGSSAATVATVGKMSIPELSRRNYPEHMIIGTLSGAGTLGLLIPPSISMIIFGVTVNESISKLFMAAMIPGLALALMFMAYIVLWSLLNRSTFNPVQDFDMSGLAQRLVDLVPVLLLIAAVIGSIYSGIATATEAAALGVLGSLILSAWQRSLTRDSFVASVIGSVRTTAMIMLILMGAGFLSLAMGFTGIPRALAETIESWQLSPLALIAILTLFYIVLGCFLDGLSSIVLTMAVIEPMVRAAGFDMLWFGVYLMIVVEMAQITPPIGFNLFVLQGMTGRDMGFISRASFPMFVVMCVFVVILVLVPGLATWLPGVLSK; from the coding sequence ATGAGCGAAGCACTGTCCATCATCATATTCCTGTCGACCCTGTTCGTCCTGCTGGGGCTGGGGGTCTGGGTCGGGGTGTCGCTGCTGGTGACGGCCATCCTGGGCATGGCGCTGTTCACCTCGGTTCCCATCGGCGACGCGATGGCGGTGACGATCTGGGGCGAACAGTCGTCCTGGACGCTCACCGCGCTGCCGCTGTTCATCTGGATGGGCGAGATCCTGTTCCGCACCAAGCTGAGCGAGACGCTGTTCCGCGGGCTGGCCCCGTTCCTGCGCCGCCTGCCGGGCGGCCTGCTGCATGTCAATGTCGGCGCCTCGGCGGTGTTCGCGGCGATTTCCGGGTCGTCCGCCGCCACCGTGGCGACGGTCGGCAAGATGTCGATACCCGAACTCAGCCGGCGCAACTATCCCGAACACATGATCATCGGCACCCTGTCGGGCGCGGGCACGCTCGGCCTGCTGATCCCGCCGTCGATCTCGATGATCATCTTCGGCGTCACGGTCAATGAAAGCATCTCCAAGCTGTTCATGGCGGCGATGATACCCGGGCTCGCGCTGGCGCTGATGTTCATGGCCTATATCGTGCTGTGGTCGCTGCTGAACCGGTCCACCTTCAACCCGGTTCAGGATTTCGACATGTCCGGCCTGGCGCAGCGCCTGGTCGACCTGGTTCCGGTCCTGCTGCTGATCGCGGCGGTGATCGGGTCGATCTACAGCGGCATCGCCACCGCGACCGAGGCCGCCGCGCTGGGCGTGCTGGGATCGCTGATTCTGTCCGCGTGGCAGCGCAGCCTGACCCGCGACAGTTTCGTGGCGAGCGTGATCGGATCGGTGCGGACCACGGCGATGATCATGCTGATCCTGATGGGGGCCGGGTTCCTGTCGCTGGCGATGGGTTTCACCGGCATTCCGCGCGCGCTGGCCGAAACCATCGAAAGCTGGCAGCTGTCGCCGCTGGCGCTGATCGCGATCCTGACGCTGTTCTATATCGTTCTGGGCTGCTTTCTCGACGGACTCAGCTCGATCGTGCTGACGATGGCGGTGATCGAACCGATGGTGCGGGCCGCCGGGTTCGACATGCTGTGGTTCGGCGTCTACCTGATGATCGTGGTCGAGATGGCGCAGATCACGCCGCCGATCGGGTTCAACCTGTTCGTGTTGCAGGGCATGACCGGGCGCGACATGGGGTTCATCTCGCGGGCCTCGTTCCCGATGTTCGTGGTGATGTGCGTCTTTGTCGTCATTCTGGTCCTGGTGCCGGGGCTGGCCACCTGGCTGCCCGGCGTGCTGAGCAAGTGA
- a CDS encoding energy transducer TonB family protein, translating to MIPASRAGMGAALLLAVAAHGAVLVGLHDADRVEIEGSPGTAPARIGTGFADLVAGTLSPVPPDRTRDAETTDPIRPVPVETITHAEPAPPAPPVLTAADPLQPVPVPAPPVLPAPAPGPVSAPALERLAALPPETVALPDVPPPAAAPDPATSAASAVAASPRPVARQPDLAPVPKPQTPAKQPPRQPPPRAQPAGNANRDQAAGSVTGQAAAKSSRSGAAARGAEQGNAAASSYPGRVMRKISRVSKPRVGVRGKAVIAFTIAANGGLSGVSVAKSSGSARLDAAALQVVRRAAPFPAPPRNARRSFTISIVGR from the coding sequence ATGATCCCCGCGTCACGCGCCGGAATGGGTGCCGCGCTGCTGCTGGCCGTGGCCGCGCATGGGGCGGTTCTGGTCGGCCTGCATGACGCGGACCGGGTCGAGATCGAAGGCAGCCCCGGCACGGCTCCGGCGCGTATCGGCACCGGCTTCGCCGATCTGGTCGCGGGCACGCTGTCGCCGGTGCCGCCCGACCGGACCCGCGACGCGGAAACCACCGATCCGATCCGGCCCGTTCCGGTGGAAACCATCACCCACGCGGAACCGGCGCCGCCAGCCCCGCCGGTCCTGACCGCCGCCGATCCGCTGCAACCGGTTCCGGTGCCCGCCCCGCCCGTGCTGCCCGCGCCTGCGCCCGGACCGGTTTCGGCGCCCGCGCTGGAGCGCCTCGCCGCGTTGCCGCCGGAAACCGTGGCGCTGCCGGATGTGCCGCCGCCAGCCGCGGCGCCAGACCCGGCGACCTCGGCGGCCTCGGCGGTCGCGGCCTCGCCGCGCCCGGTTGCCCGCCAGCCCGATCTCGCACCGGTTCCGAAACCGCAGACCCCCGCAAAGCAGCCGCCCCGCCAGCCGCCACCCAGGGCGCAACCGGCCGGGAACGCGAACCGCGACCAGGCGGCGGGATCGGTCACCGGCCAGGCGGCGGCGAAATCGTCGCGCAGCGGCGCGGCGGCCAGGGGGGCCGAACAGGGCAATGCCGCCGCCAGTTCCTATCCCGGCCGGGTGATGCGCAAGATCTCGCGCGTCTCGAAACCCCGCGTGGGCGTGCGCGGCAAGGCGGTCATCGCCTTTACCATCGCTGCGAACGGGGGGCTTTCGGGGGTGTCGGTGGCCAAGAGCTCGGGCTCGGCCAGGCTGGACGCCGCCGCCCTGCAGGTGGTGCGCCGAGCCGCGCCCTTTCCCGCCCCGCCCCGCAACGCGCGGCGCAGCTTCACCATCAGCATCGTCGGCCGCTGA
- a CDS encoding TRAP transporter substrate-binding protein → MTVKTGMIAATFAAFACGAASAEKWDMALAYAATNYHSEIAAEFAAEVTANTDLEIVTHPGGSLFGGSEIFGAVRKGLTPIGERLISALGNDDALYEVDSVPFLATGFDGARKLYDASRPALIETLEEARLHFLYSCPWPPQGFYSVREATDLDALAGMKFRAYNATTSKMAEGLGMVPTKVEAAELAQAFATGTAQSMISSGATGYDRKLWEHVSYYYDVKAWLPRNMVIVNGKAWAGLDDATREAINTAAANAEEKCWAKAEELDGWYVEQFTANDMTVGTLPPEVQAAFEQVGAEIKAQWAERAGEKGQAVLDAYEAMN, encoded by the coding sequence ATGACAGTCAAGACAGGCATGATCGCCGCCACCTTTGCCGCATTCGCATGCGGGGCGGCTTCTGCGGAAAAATGGGACATGGCGCTGGCCTATGCCGCCACCAACTACCATTCCGAGATCGCGGCCGAGTTCGCCGCCGAGGTGACCGCGAATACCGACCTGGAAATCGTGACCCATCCCGGCGGGTCGCTGTTCGGCGGTTCCGAGATCTTCGGCGCGGTCCGCAAGGGGCTGACCCCGATCGGCGAACGGCTGATTTCCGCGCTGGGCAATGACGATGCGCTCTACGAGGTGGACAGCGTCCCGTTCCTGGCCACCGGCTTTGACGGCGCGCGGAAACTCTATGACGCGTCGCGCCCGGCGCTGATCGAGACGCTGGAGGAGGCGCGGCTGCATTTCCTCTATTCCTGCCCGTGGCCGCCGCAGGGGTTCTATTCGGTCCGGGAAGCCACCGATCTCGATGCGCTGGCGGGGATGAAGTTCCGCGCCTACAACGCCACCACCTCGAAGATGGCCGAGGGTCTCGGCATGGTGCCGACCAAGGTCGAGGCGGCGGAACTGGCGCAGGCCTTTGCCACCGGCACCGCGCAGTCGATGATCTCGTCGGGGGCGACCGGCTATGACCGCAAGCTCTGGGAACATGTTTCGTATTACTACGACGTGAAGGCCTGGCTGCCGCGCAACATGGTCATTGTCAACGGCAAGGCCTGGGCGGGGCTCGATGATGCCACCCGGGAGGCGATCAACACCGCCGCCGCCAATGCCGAGGAAAAATGCTGGGCCAAGGCCGAGGAACTGGATGGCTGGTATGTCGAGCAGTTCACGGCCAATGACATGACCGTCGGCACGCTGCCGCCCGAGGTCCAGGCCGCGTTCGAACAGGTCGGCGCCGAGATCAAGGCCCAGTGGGCCGAACGCGCCGGCGAAAAGGGCCAGGCGGTTCTGGATGCCTACGAGGCCATGAACTGA
- a CDS encoding universal stress protein: protein MKADTILVLVDIAHRDSALALLRDARDSHDRADLHVAYVMPYGFYSYVEPYVSADSQKAAADRARSELAGLVAEAGLEGVATHVLRGGIGEQAMLLAQDIGADLIVINATRSDSRHTSLGTHAAQIARHAPCSVLLHRVAAARR from the coding sequence ATGAAAGCGGACACGATCCTCGTCCTTGTCGACATCGCGCACCGGGACAGCGCGCTGGCGCTGCTGCGCGATGCGCGGGACAGCCATGACCGGGCCGATCTGCATGTGGCCTATGTGATGCCCTACGGGTTCTACAGCTATGTCGAGCCCTATGTCTCCGCGGACAGCCAGAAGGCCGCCGCCGACCGCGCGAGATCTGAACTCGCCGGGCTGGTTGCCGAGGCCGGGCTGGAGGGCGTGGCCACCCATGTCCTGCGCGGTGGCATCGGCGAACAGGCGATGCTGCTGGCCCAGGACATCGGTGCCGACCTGATCGTGATCAACGCGACCCGCAGCGACAGCCGCCACACCTCGCTGGGCACCCATGCGGCGCAGATCGCCCGGCACGCGCCATGCAGCGTCCTGTTGCACAGGGTGGCGGCAGCCAGGCGCTGA
- a CDS encoding ExbD/TolR family protein, with product MRAAGRRRFREPTIALINIVFLMLVFFMVAGTLAQPLDRSLRLVRTQDLDGRAPPDTLVIHPDGRLSFRGNDVATPETYLATLDETDRAEIRIVPDRDLPAGQLVAIARALQAAGAGRILVVTERGLE from the coding sequence ATGCGGGCGGCGGGGCGGCGCAGGTTTCGCGAACCGACCATCGCGCTGATCAACATCGTGTTCCTGATGCTGGTCTTCTTCATGGTGGCCGGCACGCTGGCGCAACCGCTGGACAGGTCGCTGCGGCTGGTGCGCACGCAGGACCTGGATGGCCGGGCGCCCCCCGACACGCTGGTCATCCATCCCGACGGGCGGCTGAGTTTCCGCGGCAACGACGTGGCAACGCCCGAAACCTATCTGGCCACGCTGGATGAAACCGACCGCGCCGAGATCCGGATCGTGCCCGACCGCGACCTGCCAGCAGGGCAACTGGTCGCCATCGCCCGCGCGCTGCAAGCGGCCGGGGCGGGGCGGATACTGGTCGTCACCGAACGGGGGCTGGAATGA